The Gossypium hirsutum isolate 1008001.06 chromosome D02, Gossypium_hirsutum_v2.1, whole genome shotgun sequence region GCTGGGAATATATTTGGTGCTGAAGATAGCCGCCCAGTTCCAAAGTGGGAAAACATCATTCGTGAAGCACTGAATAGAATTCGACCTGCAGCAACCAAAGTAAAATGCTATAGTGATCCTCCATCTCCATCAAAGTTTGAGCCATCTGATGATGTCCGGAATTTAGATGAGGAGATAAGCCTTGAAAGTGATAGTGATATTGGTGAAGAAATTTATCCATTGGATGAAGAACCCCTTGGTTTTGATGAATTCAATAATGCAGCTGAAAGTAAAACATTGTTCACTAATTCTGGGGTTTCAGAGTGTAATGATGGTTCTAAACTTGATGTGCCGGTGGAGCAGGATTtacaaaggcaattttcttctcCAAAGAAGTTAGATAGACTGAATTGCTTGCGGATGGAGGGTTATGCTGAAAATGTAGAAGCCCCAGTCAGTCAACAAAATGCAAAATTTACTAGAATGCTTAGTGGGATTCAACAAAATGGAAAATTAACCAGAATTCTTAGTGGGACTGAAAGGATTGGTTTGAGCTGGCCAGAACCTCCACTAAATTTGCTATCTCAGCATGTTTTGGACAGACCAGCTTCTTTCAAATCAGTCAAATCTTTTAGAGCAACCAAGTCTTTTCGAACATATAGTTCCTTCAGGTCCATAAATGACATGGCATCAGGAATAGCTTTGCTTGCAGAACTTGACCTTGAATCCCTCATGAAGCGGAAAAGAAGATCTTCATATGTAAGAATAGTTAGCAAGCAAATGGTAGGAATTTTCCTCACTATTTGGGTCCGTAGGAGTTTGCGCAAGCATATTCAGAATTTGAAGGTGTCTA contains the following coding sequences:
- the LOC107910472 gene encoding type IV inositol polyphosphate 5-phosphatase 3 isoform X3, with the protein product MRQGSKHHSERSWAEICCFCCFCIQHFWPSAFMRKLLNITPRGSDYSADTEEEDDVGSDSETEEFFECSHGRVSRFKESREEEPPSDLNDNITRIRRRRRKSETFRAQYIDSKEIRICVGTWNVGGKVPPDDLDIDDWIDTHEPADIYVLGLQEIVPLNAGNIFGAEDSRPVPKWENIIREALNRIRPAATKVKCYSDPPSPSKFEPSDDVRNLDEEISLESDSDIGEEIYPLDEEPLGFDEFNNAAESKTLFTNSGVSECNDGSKLDVPVEQDLQRQFSSPKKLDRLNCLRMEGYAENVEAPVSQQNAKFTRMLSGIQQNGKLTRILSGTERIGLSWPEPPLNLLSQHVLDRPASFKSVKSFRATKSFRTYSSFRSINDMASGIALLAELDLESLMKRKRRSSYVRIVSKQMVGIFLTIWVRRSLRKHIQNLKVSTVGVGVMGYIGNKGSISVSMSIYQTLFCFICTHLTSGEKDGDELKRNSDVHEILRRTHFHSRSAIGLPKSIHDHEDAFSFQAEK